ACGGCCGTGGAAGCCGCATTTGCCGTCAACGTAATATTAATATCACTGGCTGCCGTAACACCCGCAGGCAATGCGAAACGCCAGGTGATACTACCGCTTTCGGCTACCGTAGCAGGACCGGTCACTGTGATGTGCTTATTGGAAACGTCGGTGATGCTGATATCGGACACCGCGCTGCTGCTATGCCCGAACACGGTGGCGCCGGCTGTCAGTTGCAACAGCTCCGCCGTTTCGATCAGCCCGTCCGTTTTCGCTTCTACTTTAAACGTCGCGCTATTACTACCCGCTTTTATGACAACCGTTGCCGGGAAGGCATAATCTCCGGAAGTGAGCGTAGCCGCACTACCTGCGCCTTTCGTGAGCGTAACGGTAATGTCCTGCGAAGTAGTGATGCTGCCCGGCAGCGAAACTGTGAAGTCCATTTCACTACCTTCCACCAGCGTGGCGGTGAGCGGCGAAATCTGGATGGTTTTGTTGGCGGTGTTGCCTGTGGCGTCGGTTACCTGGAGGGTGGCGCCGGTTACGGGGATAGCGGATGTAGCAGTGCCCGTGAGCACCAATGTTTCAGCCGGTTCCAGGATATCGTCGGTGCCGGTGGTGAGGGTGAATGTTCCTTCGGTTGCGCCTGCCGTGATGGTGATCGTGCCCAATGCACCGTGTTCGGAATTGCCGAGTGTGGATGATGCGCCTTTGCCGAGGGTTACGGTAATGTTGTCTGTGGACGTCACGCCGCCGTTGAGGGTGGCTTTAATGGTAGCGCTGGTGCCCTCCGCTACCGGGCTCGGGCTTACCGACAATGTGATACCGGCAGCGGAAAGATCGTTATCGGTAATGGTAAACGATACCGGTTGCGAAAAGGTGAAACCGCCGGTAGCCGAAGGCGTCAGCTTCAGGGTTTCGGTCGCTTCGATCACAAGATCACTGGCGGCGGCGAAAGTAATTTCGCCATACGAAGCGCCACCCGCGATTTTCAGGGCCGGGAGCGACGTAAGATCTGCCAGCACCGCCGTGCCCGAAGGATCCAGCGTGAGCGAGATATTGATATCGCTGGCGGAAGTAACACCTGCCGGGAGGTCGAAGCGCCATTTGATATTGCCGCCCTCGGCCACGGTAGCCGGACCGCTCACGGTGATGAGTTTATTGGATACGTCGGTGATCGTTACATCGGAAACCGCCGTGCTGTTATTGCCGAAAACGGATGCGCTGGCCCTGAGCTTCAGCAGTTCCGCTGATTCAATCAAACCATCCGTTTTTGCTTCTACATTAAATTTCACATGATTCGTGCCCGCTTCGATAACAACCGTCGCCGGGAAGCCATAATCAGCCGCCGTGAGCGTGGCCGTGCTGCCGGCGCCCTGGGAAAGCGATACCGTGATATCTTCAGAAGTTACGGTCGTACCGGGCAGACCCACGGTGAATTCCAGCACATCGCCTTCCGCAATGGAAGCGGTGAGCGGTGAGATCTGGAGCGTTTTATTGGCGGTGGTGCCGGTGGCGTCTTCTACCTGCACCGTCACACCCGTAACAGGGATCGAAGCAGTGGCGGTGCCCGTGAGCACGAGCGTTTCCGTCTGCTCCAGGATATTATCCGTGTTGGTAGACAGCGTGAAAGTGCCTTCGGTATCCCCGGCGGCAATCACGATATTGCCCAACGTTCCATGCTCGGTGTTGCCCAGCGTAGACGCCGCACCTTTAGCCAACGTAATTGTAATATTATTGGTGGAAGTAACGCCGCCGGTGAGCGTAGCTTTGAATACCACACTACCACCTTCCGAAACGGGGTTCGGTGTCCCGGATAAAGTGATGCCCGCAGCGGCGAGATCGTTGTCCGTAATGGTAAAGGAAACCGGTTGGGAGAAAGTGAAACCGCCTGCGGCTGATGGTGTCAGCTTCAGTGTTTCCGTCGCTTCTATTTTATTATCCGCTATCGCTTCGAAAGTAATTTCACCGAACGATGCGCCCGCGGCGATCTTCAACGCCGACAGCGGTTCCAGGTCGGCCAGTTCCGCGGTTCCTGTTACGTCGTGGGTTAAAGTGATATTGATTTCATTGGCGGTGGTTACATCCGCCGGCAATTCGAAACGCCATTTGATATTACCGCCTTCTGTTACGGTAGCGGGCCCGCTCACCGTGATCAGCTTCGTGGAAACATCCGTGATCGTAACATCCGAAGCATCTGAAGATGCATACCCGAATACGGTGCCCGCTGCGGTCACCTGCAGTTTTTCGGAAGGTTCGATTATCTTGTCCGTCAACGCTTCTACATCAAATTCAACATTATTTTCATCTGCCGGAATTTCTACCGACAGCGGCAACACATAATCCGTGGAAGTGATGGAAGCATCGCTGCCAGCGCCTTTCGCCAGATTCACCGTGATGGGAACGGAAGTAGTAATCCCGGCAGGCAGGCTCACGGTCATCGTTACTTTAATACCCTCCGCAACGGTGGCTACCGCTGGCGTGAGGGAAAGGGTTTTATTGGCGTTGGTGCCGGTCACGTCTTTAATCGTAACATCCACACCCTGCACGGTATAAGTGCCGGCTGCCCCACGAACGGCGAGCAGCTCGTCGTTCTCCAGAACGAGATCGGCTTTGGATTGCAGCGTAAAAGTACCCGAAGATGAACCGGCGCCGATATGAATGGTCCCCAATGCATTGTAGTCGTCCGTACCCGCGACGGAAGCCCCGCCCGCACTCAGCACCACGTCGATGTCCGACTCCGATGTAAAGCCGTCCAGCGTGGCGGTAATTAAAACAGATGCGCCTTCATTCAATGTGGCCGCGCCGGCCGTCAGTTTGATCTGCAGGCTTGCGGGGTCGGTGTCTTTCACATCCATGCCGATGTGCTTCGTAAAAGTGAAACCTGTCGCGGAAAGCGTCAATTCCAAACGCTCCTGTCCTTCTACAATATTATCAGCCTTTGCTTCGAAAGGTACATCTATATATAATTGTCCTTTGGCGATCGTCGCTGAAACCGGGTAATTACCCACGAAATCGGCGGATGTGGTAGTATTGCCCGTTGTTGCCGGCGCAATGCCAATAACCACCGGCGTTTCCGTGGTAATACCGGCGGGCAGTGCGATCCGCCAGTTACCGGTGAATCCTTCCGTGATTTCGGTGGGGCCGGTTACCACCAGTTGGATCGTGGCAGGCCGAACGTCCTTCACCGTCACCGTACCAGTGGCCGTTTGCGCATCCCCCGTCACGGTGGCGGCGCCCGCAATCACCAAATCCTCGTCCGCCTCGATCACATTGTCGGTATTGGCATGCAGGGTGAAAGTGATCTCGTTTCCACCGGCCGGTATTTTCACTTCCGAAGGGAAGCTATATTCCGTGGCCTGCAGATCCGTGCTGGAACCGGTGCCCCGGCTCAGGGAAACGGCAATCTCATCTGCGGTATAGATATTCGACGGCAAGCTTACGCGCACCGTTACATCGTTGCCTTCGTTCACAGTAGAAGCCTGCGGTACGATGCTGATTTTCTTATTGTCTTCGTCGGCCGATTCCCTGTCTTCGATCTGGAACGTCAGCCCTTCGAACGTGTAGCCAATTGAAGTACCGCTCAGCTCCAGCGTTTCCGTTATTTCGAGGAGCTGGTCTTCAGTGGCCGTGATGGTGAAAGTTCCCGACTGGCTTCCGGCAGGAATTTTCAAGGTGGCGGGCGATATACTGAAATCGGCAGCCACTGCACCGGAACCGCCGCCGATGGTGAGGGTGAACGGAATATCCGCTGCTGCGGTGCCGTATTCCAGCGAAGCGGTAACGGTCACGGACGCGCCGCCTTCCATCATTGTCAGGTCCGGAGCGGAGAAAGTAATTTTGGTGGACGGGGGATCCTTGATAGCAATAGACGCAGTGTCTTTCTGCGTAGACCCCACAATGAGTCCCGTCCCGATGATATGCACGGTATCGTTGGGTTCCGGCAAGGCGTCCGTGGTGCCCGTGATGGTGACGGAAGCGCTGTTATCGCCGGCAGGTATTATGATGACGTTATCGCTGAGCGAATAATCGGCTGTAGTTGCAGTGGATGTAGTTCCTCTCGTCAGGTTGACCGTTACCGGTGTCTTATGTTTCAGCGAAGGCTTGGCCAAACGGGCGGTTATGGTACCGGAAGTTCCTTCCGTTACAAACTCCGGCCCTTCCAGGATCAGCTTCCGGTTCTCGGCCAGCTGACTGGTGTTATCTGTAATATTTATTGTAGCCACATCGAAATTGTAGCCTGTCAACGCGCCGGTGATCATGAGTTTTTCCGGGCCTTCCAGCCACACATTGTCTACAGGAATGGTGAGCGTAATGAAAGCGGATCCGGCGCCACCGGGAATTACAATTTCGAAAGGATCAGGACCAATGAAGTCGTCTTCATCTGCGGTAGAACCGCTTGCCAGTACCAGCGGAATCCTTAATCCTCCCGCGGGAGCAAATGCTCCGCTTACGATATTGGCCGTCAGGGTCAGGGTCGAACCGGTTTCGGTCCTGGAACTGCTGCTGGAGATGATTTCAATCGTCCGGTCGGTGGTATTGTCTTCTATCACCAGGCTGCCGGGCATGATGATGAATTCGCCGTCGTGGTCGGTCGCCGTGCCTTCGAAGTACCAATATTCATATTGTTCCTCGATGGTGTTATCGTCCAGCAGGAGGATATTTTGCTGCACGCTGTTGCCTCCCGCGGGGATGGTCAGGGTGCCGGGCATATAATCCACATCTGTGGCACCGGCGGTATTGGCCGGGTCGTTCAGATCGAGGGTAACGACGATGGCTTTTTCGGTGGTCACGTTTTCGGGCAGGCTGGCCTTCAACGCCACGGTTGCTCCTTCCATGCCCGGAGGCGCCGACAGCGTGATCACGCGGTTGTCTGGGTTGAGGCCGGTGGTGTCGAGGATGGTGAGGGTAATTTTATGCGTGCTCGTTTTGGGACCGAAGACGGCGGAAGCTTCAATATCGAAAAGCTCCGATTCTTCCAGGATCAGGTCGCCGGTGGCTACTACGTCGAACTCCGTTTCCCAGGAGTTAGCCGGGATGATGACCGTGTTCGGGATCGTGGCATGATCGGTTCCTTCCGCTGCGGGTTCCACGCCTGCGGTACGGGTGAGCGTTACGGTGAGGGGGCTGGAGATCGGCGTCACGCCGGTTACCTTCACTTTCACTTTCAGGGTTTCGCCTTCTTTTACCGATGTAGCCGCCGGTTCGAGGAAGATGCGGTTTTCGTCGTCGTCGATGATCGTATATTCGGCCACGGTAGTACTGCCGAGTTGCAGGTGCGGCGAGCAGGCCAGCGGTTTGATCTCCACCCTGAACTTGCGGTCGACATTAACAATCGAGTTGCCTTTGATGCGGATGTTTTTAATGGGAACGATGCTGTCCCAGTAAATACCGGGCTCAATGATGATTTTTTCGCGCAGTACTTCGTAGTCCACGCCCTCCTGGGCGTTGCCCGGACCGGGAATTTCCGAAACGGTCAGTTCGAGCACCTGCGGCAGGTTGAACATCCATTTCCCGATTTTCAGTTCCAGACCGTTGATCTCATGATCGGTTTCTCCTTCCAGCCCGCTCATCTCCGCCGAAGCGAAGTTGACGGTCAGTTTTTCGCTTTTCACGCTGCCGAAAAAACCCAGGTTATCCAGCACGGGAATAGGATCCGTGACGGTAACGCCCGCCATTTCCGCCTGGTCGAAGCCAACTGCAAATTGCTTGGTGACGTGGCGGATGAGGTTGGGATTTTCTACGATATTAACTTCTAATGCTTTATGAACAGCCACGCCAATATCGGCGGGAATTGTATTGGATGCGATATCGGTGAGCAGGTAGCCCGGAGGAACTTTGTTATCGCGGGTGCTATACGGCCTTGCCGCGTAAGAGGAAAAACCCTTTGTGGTTTTGAAGACATGGCTTCCAGGGGTCTGCGGGCAATCCGCGGATGTACGGGCCATGCCTATGGTATTGTAAAACGTAACGGGATTATCGTCGCCGTATGTTGTCCAGTAGTAAGCGTCTTCGGTGCTGGGCGTGGGACTTGCCACGAAGCCTTTCCCGCAGTTGCTGCCGTCTATCAGGGCGTTTTCGGACAGGTATATGTGCAGCCAGTAGGTGCCGCCGTAGAGCACGTCGTCGTAGGCGGTTTCATGTGAGGATACGATGTAATCGACGGTATAATATTGATGTCCGGCGATGTATTTATAGACGGTGCTGACAAAATAATCCCTTCCGCGGGCGTTTTTGAAGCTGGATTGGCCCACGACTTTCCATGGGTTGGCGAGGGTGCCTTCGCCGGAGACCTGCGAGATTTCGCAGTGCTTCAGGTAAACGGGGGTTTTCTCGATATGGCCGAGCATGCCCATGCGTTGCTGCAGGATGAAGTAGGTCCGTAGCCCTCCTTTGTCGTACCGGTTGGCGAGGGGATCGTGGGTGAACTGGTCGGCGCCGTTGTGCTTTACCTGCACGCTGGTGTCGGTGATGGTGATCCTGATGTCGTTGCTGCCTGCGTTACCGCCTCCGGGGTTGATGGTCACGGAGGGGACCTGCGCGAGGGCCTGCCCTGCCGGGAGGAAGATCGCCACCGCCATCAACAAGATCGCGCCTGCCATGCGGATCGCCGCTTTCATAGGATAGGATAGGACTAACATAAATAACTTTAAAATTTCTTTACATACATACTATTTCGCCTGTAACCTGCGTTTTTTAACTCCGGAAGCCTGAAGGGCTGAAGCCGGCGGGATATACTGTCGGCATAAAAAAATACCAATGCCACATCCGGCGCCCCTGGGAAGGCGCCTCTCCTACTGCAATGACTCCGGAAACTGACCGATAGTGCGGACAGACCCCACCTATCAAGCAAATGTATAATAATTATAATATTAAAACAAGTAATATTTGTACTTATTTATCTATATACTATTGAGGAATGCAGTAACATATCTATTCATTCTGATAGAGATATGATAGCAGATTAGTTTATGGGAATAGGTAAAATAAAGGTAGATTTGCAAAAAATTATTGGAATGTCAACGATAACAAAATCCAAGATTGATTTGAGCCTCAAGTACAAAGTAAAAGATATGTCTTTGGCTGAGTGGGGCCGTAAAGAAATCCAGCTTGCCGAAGCCGAAATGCCGGGTCTGATGGCCCTGCGTGAAGAATACGGCAAGTCCCAACCCCTGAAAGGCGCCCGTATCGCCGGTTGCCTGCACATGACGATCCAGACCGCCGTGCTGATCGAGACCCTCGTAGCCCTCGGCGCGGAAGTCCAATGGAGCTCCTGCAACATCTTCTCTACGCAAGACCATGCCGCCGCCGCCATCGCAGCCGCAGGCATCCCTGTATACGCCTGGAAAGGCCTGAATGAGGAAGAATTCAACTGGTGCATCGAACAAACCCTGTTCTTCGGCAGCACCGACCGCCCCCTCAACATGATCCTCGACGACGGTGGCGACCTCACCAATATGGTGTTCGACGTGTACCCCGAGCTGATCCAGCACATTAAAGGCCTCAGCGAAGAAACCACCACCGGTGTTCACCGCCTGTACGAGCGCATGAAGAACGGCACCCTGCCCATGCCCGCCATCAACATCAACGACTCCGTTACCAAATCCAAATTCGATAACAAATACGGTTGCCGAGAATCCTGCGTAGACGCCATCCGCCGCGCCACCGACGTTATGATCGCCGGTAAAGTTGCCGTGGTGGCAGGTTTTGGCGACGTAGGCAAAGGTTCCGCAGAATCCCTCGCCGGCGCCGGCGCCCGTGTAATCGTAACCGAAATCGACCCCATCTGCGCCCTCCAGGCAGCGATGGAAGGTTATGAAGTAAAGAAAATGGCTGACGCCGTGAAAGAAGCCGATATCATCGTAACCACCACCGGTTGCCGCGATATCATCACCGGCGAACATTTCAAAGCCATGAAAGATAAAGCCATCGTCTGCAACATCGGCCACTTCGATATCGAAATCGACGTCGCCTGGCTGAACACCAACTATGGCAACACCAAAGTGGAAATCAAACCGCAGGTAGACAAGTACACCATCGACGGGAAAGATATCATCCTCCTCGCCGAAGGCCGCCTCGTGAACCTGGGTTGCGCCACCGGCCACCCCAGCTTCGTAATGTCCAACTCCTTCACCAACCAGACCCTCGCCCAGCTTGAGCTCTGGATCAACACGGACAAATACGAAAACAAAGTGTACGTACTGCCCAAACACCTCGACGAGAAAGTTGCCCGCCTCCACCTGAAGAAAATCGGTGTGGAACTGGACGAACTGACCTCCGCTCAGTCCGAATACCTCGGCATCCCCGTTGAAGGTCCCTTCAAACCGGAATACTACCGTTACTAATCACGGTACCACCGATATCACGAAGCAGCCTCCGCAAGGGGGCTGCTTTTTTTGTTCCCGCCAACCCTTTTCATCATCCCGCCGCTACGCTCGTCATTTTTATCCCTTTTCCCGCAACGATCCTCCTGCATAAATCGTAATTTCGCGGCATGACCAAGCTGAGTGTAAACATCAACAAGTTTGCCACCCTGCGGAACGCCCGCGGCGGCAATCTTCCGGATATTTTGAAAGTAGCGAAGGATTGCGAAAGCTTCGGGGCCGACGGCATCACCGTTCACCCCCGCCCCGACGAGCGCCACATCCGTTACCAGGACGTCCGCGACCTGAAACCGCTCGTAACCACCGAATTCAACATCGAAGGCTACCCCTCCCCGGATTTCATGGACCTCGTACTCGAAGTGAAACCCGAACAATGCACCCTCGTGCCCGATCCCCCCGGCGTCATCACCTCCAACACCGGCTGGGATACCGTCGGGTACCAGTCTTTCCTGAAAAACGTGATCTCGACCCTGAAAGCCGCCGGCATCCGGGTGTCTATCTTCCTCAACGCCGACGTCAGCAAAGTGGAAGGCGCTAAAACCGCCGGAGCAGACCGCATCGAACTGTACACCGGGCCGTATGCGGAAGAATATGCCAACGCACGCACGCAACCGCAGAACTTCCAGCTGTTCAACGATTATAAGAACACGGCTTTCGCGGCGTCCGATATCGGGCTGGAAATCAACGCCGGCCACGATCTCAACCTCGATAACCTGCGCTTCTTCAAACTGCACATCCCGCAACTGAAAGAAGTATCCATTGGCCACGCGCTCGTTTGCGACGCATTGTACTTCGGTCTGGAAAACACCATCCAGCTGTACAAACGCCAGCTGCAGGACTAACCCGCATAAAAAACAGGCAGCGCACGATGCGCTGCCTGCCAGATATTTTTCCAAAAGCTGACGCAACCCGTCAGCTTTTTACGTCTTTCCAGCCCGTATTCCGGTACGATCCGTACAACAGGTAAAACGCCGTGCCCGACAATAAGGCGAACCCGGCCAGCATGCCATAATACAAGGCATTGCCTCCTTTCCCTGCCAGCAGCCCCAGCACGAAGTGGGCCAGCCCGATAAAAGCCGGGATGATCATCACCAGCAGGTTCCGCATCATCTTCCCCGTATTATTCCCCAAATCCGGTGCTGCGGAGAATGGCAATTCCCGCAGGATAATCAGCGCATAGAGCAAACTGATCACCAGCACGTTCAGGAATCCCACGATCAGATCCGGGATTACTTTTATACCCCAGATCGCACCGGCAAAAAGGGAAATAATGAGATAAACAGGCAACAGGAACTTCACCAGCGCCGCCTTCCAAGCGCCCGCCAATATGCGGCCCGGCGCTTCCAATGGCGATGCGAAATATACCCAGGCGGCTTTATATTTTTCCGAATACACCAGGTGCGAAATCGCTGTAATGAAAATGAAACTGCTCATGTAGATGAGGAACAGGTAAACCGGGGTTTCCTGTATCTGCCCCCACTGCTGCCGGAACGTGCCACGGTCGGAAAAGAAAATAATGCCCACTCCCATCACAAACACGTAAGCGATCGAGGGGTAGACTTTCAGTTTGAATTCGCGCGTCCGGGAGGTGAGCAGCCATACCAACTCAAACGATAATTGTTCCTGGCCGTCTTTGGCGAAGAGCCGCGACATTTTTTTGTAGAAAGGCACGCTGCTGTCTGCGCGTTTCAGGGATTTCACCACCTTCGGCGCCGGATCGCCCGCGCCCATGCCGGCGATCTTGCGGTTGAAGCTCGGCGCCAGGAAGCGCACCACCACCCAGAGGCACACCGCCGGGGTCAGGAAAGTCAAAGCGATATCGGCCGCCGTCCCCGGCTGCCACCCTTCCACCGGCCATGCATACGCGCCGGCAAACCACCAGGTAGGTGTAAATGGCAGCCAGGGATAATCCCCGCTGTTGAAACTGCCTTGAATATCCAGGTTCCGCATTGCCCTAGGCCCCAGGAAATACACGCCAAACATCACGATCGAAAAGGCGATTTGCATGGAATTGATCACTTCCTTGAACTTCTCCGCGGAAGTGATCCGCAACACCAGCAAATATGCCGTATTGATGAGGAATATCGCGAGGAAAGTGAGCAGCATCGCCAATAACCAGAACCACAGCGCCGGCGCCACCCCATATTCAATCAAGATGAACACAAACGGTGAAACGCTCATCGGCACCGCGATCTTCGAAATATGCAGCGCAATAT
Above is a genomic segment from Chitinophaga pollutisoli containing:
- a CDS encoding pyridoxine 5'-phosphate synthase — encoded protein: MTKLSVNINKFATLRNARGGNLPDILKVAKDCESFGADGITVHPRPDERHIRYQDVRDLKPLVTTEFNIEGYPSPDFMDLVLEVKPEQCTLVPDPPGVITSNTGWDTVGYQSFLKNVISTLKAAGIRVSIFLNADVSKVEGAKTAGADRIELYTGPYAEEYANARTQPQNFQLFNDYKNTAFAASDIGLEINAGHDLNLDNLRFFKLHIPQLKEVSIGHALVCDALYFGLENTIQLYKRQLQD
- the ahcY gene encoding adenosylhomocysteinase, giving the protein MSTITKSKIDLSLKYKVKDMSLAEWGRKEIQLAEAEMPGLMALREEYGKSQPLKGARIAGCLHMTIQTAVLIETLVALGAEVQWSSCNIFSTQDHAAAAIAAAGIPVYAWKGLNEEEFNWCIEQTLFFGSTDRPLNMILDDGGDLTNMVFDVYPELIQHIKGLSEETTTGVHRLYERMKNGTLPMPAININDSVTKSKFDNKYGCRESCVDAIRRATDVMIAGKVAVVAGFGDVGKGSAESLAGAGARVIVTEIDPICALQAAMEGYEVKKMADAVKEADIIVTTTGCRDIITGEHFKAMKDKAIVCNIGHFDIEIDVAWLNTNYGNTKVEIKPQVDKYTIDGKDIILLAEGRLVNLGCATGHPSFVMSNSFTNQTLAQLELWINTDKYENKVYVLPKHLDEKVARLHLKKIGVELDELTSAQSEYLGIPVEGPFKPEYYRY